From a single Labrenzia sp. PHM005 genomic region:
- a CDS encoding thiolase family protein, translated as MSRKRQSYDGVALVAPVSVPYQRYSIETAHWWIARALKGSLDAAGVKSRDLDGFSVASFTLFPDTAVGLTQHLGLCPRWLDHIPMGGASGVVSLRRAARAVQTGDADIVACVSGDTNHIDSFRNMLSSFSRFSMDASYPYGYGGPNANFALLTDRYMQEYGATREDFGKICVAQRANALKSPCAVMKKPLTLEQYLDARPIADPIALFDCVMPCAGSEAFLVMTVDEAEKRGLPYATIGGAIERHNAHAEDAIQLRGGWTLDIEELYQQAGCSPEDIDLLQTYDDYPVISMMQIEDLGFCGKGEAPQFVQSHDLTIEGDFPHNTSGGQLSGGQAGAAGGFIGLVEAIRQVTGQAGGTQVANAKTAMVSGFGMINYDRGVCTSAAILKGAGT; from the coding sequence ATGAGCCGTAAAAGACAGTCCTATGACGGCGTTGCGCTGGTTGCTCCTGTTTCGGTCCCTTATCAGCGGTACTCCATCGAAACCGCCCACTGGTGGATCGCGCGGGCGCTTAAAGGCTCGCTGGATGCTGCGGGGGTGAAATCTCGTGATCTGGACGGGTTCTCGGTCGCCAGTTTTACGCTGTTTCCCGATACAGCTGTTGGCTTGACCCAGCACCTCGGCCTTTGCCCGCGCTGGCTGGACCACATCCCGATGGGCGGCGCGTCCGGCGTGGTGTCCTTGCGCCGCGCAGCCCGTGCGGTTCAGACCGGTGACGCCGATATCGTGGCGTGTGTTTCAGGCGATACCAACCACATCGACAGCTTCCGCAACATGCTGTCCAGCTTTTCCCGCTTTTCCATGGATGCCAGCTATCCGTATGGCTATGGCGGTCCGAATGCGAACTTTGCTCTTTTGACCGACCGGTACATGCAGGAATATGGCGCGACGCGCGAAGATTTCGGCAAGATCTGTGTCGCCCAAAGAGCCAATGCGCTTAAGAGCCCGTGCGCGGTGATGAAAAAGCCTTTGACGCTCGAGCAGTATCTCGACGCCCGGCCGATTGCCGATCCGATCGCGCTCTTCGACTGTGTTATGCCCTGTGCCGGCTCAGAAGCGTTTCTGGTGATGACGGTGGATGAGGCCGAAAAACGGGGGCTGCCATATGCCACCATTGGCGGGGCCATCGAACGCCACAACGCCCACGCCGAAGACGCGATCCAGCTACGTGGTGGCTGGACCTTGGATATTGAAGAGCTTTATCAGCAGGCCGGTTGCTCACCGGAAGACATCGATCTCCTGCAAACCTATGACGATTATCCCGTGATCTCAATGATGCAGATCGAGGATCTCGGGTTCTGTGGCAAGGGCGAGGCCCCACAGTTTGTACAAAGTCATGACCTGACGATTGAAGGCGATTTCCCGCACAACACTTCGGGTGGCCAGCTCTCAGGCGGCCAAGCGGGTGCTGCAGGCGGGTTTATTGGACTGGTCGAGGCGATCCGGCAGGTGACTGGACAAGCCGGTGGAACGCAGGTGGCGAACGCAAAAACGGCAATGGTGTCAGGCTTTGGAATGATCAATTATGACCGTGGTGTCTGTACCAGCGCGGCGATCTTGAAAGGAGCGGGCACATGA
- a CDS encoding SDR family NAD(P)-dependent oxidoreductase: protein MTTPLAPPPKKNPQKRTVSPTSPPGGRSRASLGLSAAAAEGRFMLQVCGDCGAVQYPARDACCSCLSVDLQWKDVPPTGELLAETMVRTSTNLYFRERAPWRTGSVKLDVGPTVICHVHGDVEPRSRVVLWNRLDRSGQGVILAVPEEATPNMEDDPQLRAITSDPKHRRVLISDGRNANAPALAKALAEAQASMIFIGEAESWRPNPNRSSLEAIPGVEILPLDVTDTASVRELAGEIGGKTDVLINNARFIRPGGVMTRGDTAFAHEEIEVNYMGLMRLAQAFGPGMCARTADGVNASVAWVNILSAASLVNVAEFGSFSASNAAALSLSQCLRAEFRPSGLRLMNVFVGPTEDDWHQPLPPPKVLPNAIARSVVQGLRDGLEDVYCGDVAKDMIERFRAGPKILEREMTSGDGSL from the coding sequence ATGACAACACCTTTGGCTCCGCCTCCGAAGAAGAACCCGCAAAAGCGCACGGTCAGCCCAACGAGCCCGCCCGGCGGCCGTAGCCGGGCGTCGCTCGGCTTGAGTGCTGCCGCAGCCGAAGGACGCTTTATGCTCCAAGTCTGCGGTGACTGCGGCGCTGTCCAGTATCCTGCGCGCGATGCCTGCTGTTCTTGCTTGTCGGTTGACCTGCAATGGAAGGATGTTCCGCCCACGGGCGAGCTTCTGGCAGAAACGATGGTCCGCACCTCGACCAATCTTTATTTCCGGGAACGGGCTCCTTGGCGCACCGGATCGGTCAAGCTGGATGTAGGACCGACGGTTATTTGCCATGTGCACGGCGATGTCGAACCGCGCTCGCGTGTGGTGCTGTGGAACCGGCTCGACCGCTCGGGTCAGGGGGTGATCCTGGCTGTGCCGGAAGAGGCTACCCCAAACATGGAGGACGACCCCCAATTGCGTGCCATTACCTCCGATCCAAAACACCGCCGCGTCCTCATCTCGGATGGGCGGAACGCAAATGCCCCGGCTTTGGCTAAAGCGTTGGCAGAGGCTCAGGCGTCGATGATTTTCATCGGCGAGGCTGAAAGCTGGCGGCCGAATCCCAACCGCTCTTCCCTTGAGGCGATCCCCGGGGTTGAGATCCTGCCGCTGGATGTGACTGACACCGCATCCGTCCGGGAACTTGCCGGCGAGATTGGCGGCAAAACCGATGTCTTGATCAACAACGCCCGGTTCATCCGCCCGGGCGGCGTGATGACGCGTGGTGACACCGCGTTTGCCCACGAAGAAATCGAAGTGAACTACATGGGCCTGATGCGTCTGGCGCAGGCTTTTGGGCCAGGCATGTGCGCGCGGACTGCGGATGGGGTGAATGCGTCGGTCGCCTGGGTCAACATCCTGTCGGCGGCATCCCTCGTGAATGTCGCCGAGTTTGGAAGTTTTTCAGCTTCCAATGCCGCCGCTTTGTCGCTCAGTCAGTGTCTGCGCGCCGAATTCCGCCCGAGTGGACTGCGGCTGATGAACGTGTTTGTCGGGCCGACAGAAGATGACTGGCATCAACCGCTGCCACCGCCCAAGGTGTTGCCGAATGCGATTGCAAGGTCCGTGGTGCAAGGACTGCGTGATGGATTGGAAGATGTCTATTGCGGGGATGTTGCGAAAGACA